In the Paludisphaera rhizosphaerae genome, one interval contains:
- a CDS encoding VWA domain-containing protein — MLGNLSISFGQPWWLILIPLILVPLILMGRGGLSGMGKGRRALAILLRSLIVTLIVLALAELQSVRRSERLTTMFLVDASHSIPREQEKAALDYAAEASKKRRKDDLVGVVVFGSSPRVEVPPAPSELNLMGIESSIDAENTDLSSALKLALASFPDDTARRVVILSDGNENRGKLLEQALAAKGLNVQVDVVPIDYHYDKEVLVEKVAIPPDVKKGETVNINVVVRASEPTRGSLQVFQKGDGHTATATGEDKPTPVELERGLNVFTLKKEITEPNFYTFQAEFTPEAGSGDKRAINNVAEGFTHARGKAQVLLIEGTAGEHVELVKALREKEIEVKTLVAPRIDGSGGVGGDALPVDVAQLQPYDAVILANVPKESFTESQHQLLASNCHDLGAGLIMLGGRDSFGAGGWMNTPVEKALPVDMQIKALKVQGLGAMVLIMHASEIPEGNYWQKVVAKAAINALSTYDYAGMLHWEGQEAWLFTLRPIGSGRPIMLRAIDRMTPGDMPDFDPSLVKAMTGLNSIKDAMTKHIVIISDGDPTPPTPGVLNQLANSKITVTSVLTAAHGNDPGATSVMQNIARRTKGRFYNVTNPRALPQIYQKEARTISRPLIFEQETPWLVKLQSPITEPVMGLTGDLPAISGLVLTSLKENELVEAPILSPLPTGQVNPVLAHWTYGLGRSVAFTSDAGRRWAKAWPDWQSYSAFWSQVVRWAMRPAETGNLTMSVRREDGKLKVVVDALDKDDKFLNFLQIQGNVVDPDLKSAPITLSQTAPGRYEATVDAADRRGNYFVNLGYRGPDKTQGVISSGVSVPYSDEYRELRSNPIPLQTAASLTDGIEVAWKTTPDGRIDLARTLDGVDHFRRDPGLNIPKAFRPLWPVLLWSAALLFLGDVAVRRIAVDVGRMRRRASDAWRRFRGEEVETKSDYLDQLKSRKAEVGEQLDRGRFASRFQDDDAPPPTDAPGAVAPTTSAGSDRPRPERPTEQAGPGLGPDAPKAEEGGYTNRLLKAKRKVWEEREKDEKEDKK; from the coding sequence ATGCTGGGAAATCTCTCGATCAGCTTCGGTCAGCCCTGGTGGCTGATCCTGATCCCGCTGATCCTGGTCCCGCTGATTCTGATGGGCCGGGGCGGCCTGTCGGGGATGGGCAAGGGCCGCCGCGCGCTGGCGATCCTTCTGCGTTCGCTCATCGTCACGCTGATCGTGCTGGCGCTCGCCGAGTTGCAGTCGGTGCGGCGATCGGAACGATTGACGACGATGTTCCTGGTCGACGCCTCGCACAGCATCCCGCGCGAGCAGGAGAAGGCCGCCCTCGACTACGCCGCCGAGGCCTCGAAAAAACGACGCAAGGACGACCTCGTCGGCGTCGTCGTCTTCGGATCGTCACCGCGAGTCGAGGTCCCGCCCGCACCGAGTGAATTGAACCTGATGGGGATCGAATCCTCCATCGACGCCGAGAACACCGACCTCTCATCGGCCCTCAAGCTCGCGCTCGCCTCGTTCCCGGACGACACGGCCCGTCGCGTCGTGATCCTCTCCGACGGCAATGAGAATCGAGGCAAGCTGCTGGAGCAGGCCCTCGCGGCCAAGGGGCTGAACGTCCAGGTGGACGTCGTCCCGATCGACTACCATTACGACAAGGAGGTCCTCGTCGAGAAGGTGGCGATCCCGCCCGACGTGAAGAAGGGGGAGACGGTCAACATCAACGTGGTCGTCCGCGCCAGCGAGCCGACGCGCGGCAGCCTCCAGGTCTTCCAGAAAGGCGACGGCCACACCGCCACCGCGACCGGCGAGGACAAGCCGACCCCCGTGGAGCTGGAGCGCGGGCTCAACGTCTTCACCCTCAAGAAGGAAATCACCGAGCCGAACTTCTATACCTTCCAGGCCGAGTTCACCCCCGAGGCCGGCTCCGGCGACAAGCGGGCGATCAACAACGTGGCCGAGGGTTTCACCCACGCCCGGGGCAAGGCGCAGGTGCTCCTGATCGAGGGGACGGCCGGCGAGCACGTCGAGTTGGTGAAGGCGCTCCGCGAGAAGGAAATCGAGGTTAAAACCCTCGTCGCACCCCGAATCGACGGCTCGGGCGGGGTCGGCGGCGACGCCCTGCCGGTCGACGTGGCCCAACTCCAGCCCTACGACGCCGTGATCCTGGCCAACGTGCCGAAGGAGTCGTTCACCGAGTCGCAGCATCAGTTGCTCGCCTCCAACTGCCACGACCTCGGCGCGGGGCTGATCATGCTGGGCGGTCGCGACAGCTTCGGGGCGGGGGGCTGGATGAACACCCCCGTCGAGAAGGCCCTGCCCGTCGACATGCAGATCAAAGCTCTGAAGGTCCAGGGCCTGGGGGCGATGGTCCTGATCATGCACGCCAGTGAGATTCCCGAAGGGAACTACTGGCAGAAGGTCGTCGCCAAGGCGGCGATCAACGCCCTCTCGACGTACGACTACGCGGGGATGCTCCACTGGGAGGGCCAGGAGGCGTGGCTCTTCACGCTCCGGCCGATCGGGTCGGGCCGGCCGATCATGCTCCGCGCGATCGACCGGATGACGCCCGGCGACATGCCAGACTTCGATCCTTCGCTGGTCAAGGCGATGACCGGCCTGAACAGCATCAAGGACGCCATGACGAAACACATCGTCATCATCAGCGACGGCGACCCCACGCCGCCGACGCCCGGCGTCCTGAACCAACTCGCCAACAGCAAGATCACAGTCACGTCGGTCCTGACCGCCGCCCACGGCAACGACCCTGGGGCGACGTCGGTGATGCAGAACATCGCCCGTCGCACCAAGGGGCGGTTCTACAACGTCACCAACCCCAGGGCCCTCCCGCAGATCTACCAGAAAGAGGCGCGGACGATCTCCCGCCCCTTGATCTTCGAGCAGGAAACGCCGTGGCTGGTGAAGTTGCAAAGCCCGATCACTGAGCCCGTGATGGGCCTCACAGGCGACCTTCCGGCCATCTCCGGACTCGTCCTCACGAGTCTGAAGGAGAATGAGCTGGTCGAGGCCCCGATCCTCTCGCCCCTACCGACCGGGCAGGTCAACCCGGTACTGGCGCACTGGACCTACGGTCTGGGCCGCTCGGTGGCGTTCACCTCGGACGCAGGCCGGCGCTGGGCGAAGGCCTGGCCGGACTGGCAGAGCTACTCGGCCTTCTGGTCGCAGGTCGTCCGATGGGCGATGCGGCCCGCAGAGACGGGCAACCTGACGATGAGCGTCCGCCGCGAGGACGGCAAGCTCAAGGTCGTCGTCGACGCCCTGGACAAGGACGACAAGTTCCTCAACTTCCTCCAGATCCAGGGGAACGTCGTCGACCCCGACCTGAAGTCGGCGCCGATCACCCTGAGCCAGACCGCCCCGGGACGTTACGAGGCGACCGTCGACGCGGCCGATCGTCGTGGCAATTACTTCGTGAACCTCGGCTATCGCGGGCCGGACAAGACCCAGGGGGTCATCTCGAGCGGGGTCTCGGTCCCCTACTCCGATGAATATCGCGAGCTGCGTTCCAACCCGATCCCCCTCCAGACGGCCGCATCGTTGACCGATGGAATCGAGGTCGCCTGGAAGACCACGCCCGACGGCCGCATTGACCTGGCGCGAACGCTGGACGGCGTCGACCACTTTCGTCGCGATCCGGGGCTTAACATCCCCAAAGCCTTCCGCCCACTTTGGCCGGTCCTCCTCTGGTCGGCCGCCCTGCTCTTCCTGGGCGACGTGGCCGTCCGGCGGATCGCCGTCGACGTCGGCCGGATGCGGCGGAGGGCGTCCGACGCCTGGCGACGATTCCGTGGCGAGGAAGTCGAAACCAAGAGCGACTACCTCGACCAGCTCAAGTCCCGCAAGGCCGAGGTCGGCGAACAGCTCGACCGCGGCCGGTTCGCCTCCCGCTTCCAGGATGACGACGCCCCGCCCCCGACCGACGCCCCCGGCGCCGTTGCCCCAACGACGAGCGCCGGCTCCGACCGTCCCCGACCCGAACGCCCGACCGAACAGGCCGGTCCCGGCCTGGGGCCCGACGCACCTAAGGCCGAGGAAGGCGGATATACCAACCGCCTGCTCAAGGCCAAACGGAAGGTTTGGGAGGAGCGGGAGAAGGATGAGAAGGAGGACAAGAAGTGA